From the genome of Plutella xylostella chromosome 31, ilPluXylo3.1, whole genome shotgun sequence:
tgatattacttaaatatttttttgtcatacagtactaattaaacaaggaacccatattcttagatagagatatccacaaaacatacgaataaaacattttttatgatatacttacctatttttaatcaacaatatgacaaattaataatttagtgaacagcagccttactcccagcgatTAATAGTCGCTATCCAAAAAAGCCAATTAAAACTCAGTTGAAAAATTTAGGCCGATTCAGTTGGTACCACCACCTCGGTTTTGACTGAGCCGCGGACCAGGGACaacgtagaaaatatatcaagaaacgactagtgattatttttgaaacggtagccgaAGTAAGCCGATATCAGGCCGATGTTGCGTTCCGTATTTCAATAGAGGTGAAAGAAAGAGATGtcgctctataaaattgtataagatCTTGTGTTTTTTCTCGCTCTGACAAGGAAAAAATTGGTGTGCGTTCGAAGTACTAGCGAAGCTTGAAATAAGAAATCCGGTAATCATCAGtccatattatgtttttattttttcaatgttagtaaaatattaattaaaatacttattaaacacTAGGTTAAAGTCATCACTCATgccattttttacttattattcacaaaaacttaactttgtaaacgttaaaatatgaaattaggAGCTTTTGAACGCATTCAaactaaaaatcaaaatactcTGTGAACCTGTGAAAACACTCCCTCAGTGTTGCCATTAGCGGACATTTTACACATTTGACGTACTATTTTAGCCTCccatgtgtaatgtgtatatAATTGGTCCATGTAATGTACCATTTAAACTTAACTTCCAATATCATGATTATCATGTGTAAAATCTTTGTTTATGGACtattttacgtatttttttttggaatcgcagcaaaaaaattattaaccaCAATTAGTTACGATTTTGATTTTCttgtatgattattttctCAACCAATATGATTATTACATGATTGCAATGAGTATAAGTAtatcatacctacataaaactGCGGGGTACCTACTCTGAAGGGTTTAGGACATTGTAACACTTTTTAAAatgctataataaatataggtacgttTCTCACGActaaaatctattaaaatatagtacTTCTGCTGACGAGCAGGTGCGAAAGAGCTGGAAAAGCTAAATTGAgtgattttagtaaaaaaacagcTCATGTACGGTATTAACCATAAATGTACGTTTTCAGCGCTGGATATGTGCGTTTTGAGAACTCCGTTGCGGCAACACTGCACTCCCTCCACTTCATTCATACAACATACAATAacaatgataaaacaaaattacaaatggaatttccttatttaaatagatatttgtgcactaaatacataataatatgacgtaAGTATAGTATTCTGATGGAGTGGTTAAGTTGCAGACTCAGATCGACTCGATTTATAGAATAGACcgataaaatattacgataatttgttacaaagttatagatattaaactatcaatcattgtttacagaaagaagaagaagacgttGCGTGTCACCGTATAGCCAAGGAAATATCTTGTGAAAGTTTTAACTCAAGGCCGAaatctattgaaaaaatactcaaCATAACCTACAATTACAGtgaaatactgaaaatatCTTGTACCGTGATAATATTTCTGAATAATAAGTGCAAACCCATACTCTAAGATCGTGCTTTCAACcacatacttaatacaattCCATAATCATATCGAAATCCAAAAGTTCGTAAGTCGTAAGTGATCATAGTTTAGGTGTGTACTTATTAGACTCATGCATTGTAAACTCTATAAACGATTACTCGTAATgtattaatcatattaaaagttgaatgcggctgttttattttttattctttatgtttaaagcagTTCTAAGAAAAAGCAGTAATAACTAGTAATAAGAGTTGTAACATTATGCATGGACCAAGTGTCTGCTTATGTAAAAACACAATGTTATCATGTAAGTAAACCctgctttaaacataaaaaatgtgtCTACCTAATCTTCATAAAGCAGATAATGCTAACACCCTGATTACACCACCAAGTAGAGCGGCCCGAGACAGTGTCCTCCGCTGAGCACTCTGTTATTGTGATCCACGGAATGGTTTAATATCGGCCAAGAGTACTGTCTTGCCACTCTACTCAGTAGGTGATTACAAGGGTATTACATTGCAACAGGTAAAAGTTAGTATACAgggcctcaagtctgctaattatttatttttattattttattaaaagtacAACTTACAAtgttacttatacaatttcTTCCATGTTGCAATGTTATCATTGCCGGACTTTTAAGAAGGAATACTTCCTATCAAGCCTTTATAAAGCAATAGTATCATGAATGACCTCCTAGTCAAGTGCAACATCAAcaggtaaataatgaaatgaaacatggtttttgctgtattttgtgtttattaagtatcaTATATTAAATCACATCACAATTATTATCAGTGTTCTGAAATATCAAGCATAAGCTTCTCTTCTATTAGCTAAAAAACTGCTCTCTGATTATCTGAAATAAGATAGAAATATAGattaatagtaattctataggttaggatataataataatatattgtacagTCAGCCAAAGAGATATGTATGCCACCCCAACGCAAGCCCTTAGATATTATGACAAttgataggtaatatttatgtaacatgaaaaataaggataactaatattaaggtaagtaatacttaagttagtaagtattgataaaatattattattccaccCATGAGGATTAAATTTTTGTTGCTGTGGTGGCATAAATATCtattgctgactgtactatCAAGGTATTGATACAACTTTATTTAGTagattttctattctattctattctgagaggtggcgaagctcctgtacgtggctctcttgagtggaacctttgtacatatctccttaattttagctcagccagcctagctctcGAGTAAaatggagcagcaagcctgggtgttccaatagctgagataggcgttctgttggtccaagaatagatagtcttgtttctgtagtaggtggagaTTGAGCCagcataggtatatttttttaactacaaAAGATACCCACCGCAGCACTACAGTTTAATCCTAAGGTACTTAGAAAACagatgaatcaaataatattttatagatatagaatctagataagcaagccaagtaaattatttttcatactttcagtgcatcataaaattaaagtgtttgtgCTAGGGTAgtatttcatatattttttgctacaaataaattgaaatcagCTTAAGTGACTTACTCAGTAGCAGAATGATATGCCAATTTAGtttcttatgtaggtattaacttCATAAGATCTTAATACAACTTGTTGTTAAGTACTTCACATAGGCACTGGAATATTTAGTCTTGGTTATAAATTCCAGTCTGGAGCCAGTTGCAACGCAGTAAAAACCTACAAATACCAAAAATTCTGGTTAGTATCATGGGGTTTAGGTTACAGACATTATGATAGTATAGGAAggtttatcttattattattattattagtaggtatatattgttAGCCACTGGACTTAGCTGGAGCGAGACCAAACATAGGTGGTTTAAACAAAGATAGGTGGCAGATTTTATgacacctctggggtgccataggactacAACAATGGTAAAAGAAGGTTTGTCTTTGTTTTGaaggatattttatttaaggctTCTTCTTCATGCCTTAAGAACATGAGAGTTAAGGCGGTCATCCATTGGCGAGGCGACGGTATAGATTGTTGGCTTGTCGAATCTCGTTGGTGAGCCATTAGCGAACCAAACAGTCTACTTTCATCATTGGCAAAGTCGTGGCGTGCTTTTTGTAACATCGTTGGAGGTTTTTTAGACCGCGGACTTAGAGGTTATTGGAGGTTTTGCTCGCGAATGGATCATCGCCTTTAGTTGAAGAAACTTTTACATGTACCTCTATTATGTTCGTGGATACTCACCTTATTTGTTACGCTCAAATCAGCTAGTTTCATGAAGCTAAAGTCTTCAATCAAATTGTCCGTCAACTCCTTTAAATATGCTTTAAAATATCCAGGGAGACTGGTTTGCAATCCTCACGTATCCTCAGTAACTACTTTCACATCACTTTGTAGGTGTAATTACAGGCTCtttttcttacaaaaataGGAAAAATTAGCCATTATAATGGCTTTGCGTTGCAAGAATAGGAACTTTTTTCAAAGAGGCGTTGAGTCGCAACTTTGACATATAATCTACTCTGTGTGATGAGCTCGTGGTGCGAATTTCTAGCTTAGTAACGCTATAATTTTCTCTGAACGGTTTGCGTGACGTCATAACACAATGAGCCGCAAAAATGTGCGGTGGGAGTACGATATTAGCGATTTTGTTGAAATCGATTCAGCCActcatcgctgggagtaaggctgcaggaaaaaagttaaataagaattatcatagtacttactgttatcacatctaaaaaaagtgtgtggcaccttaatggtgtttttatatcgttctgttatcatcaataattgtatattttaaacatacaggcagattttgaaaaaaaaaacatttatcgtctgattcttacgaccactctatagtagcagtaagatgatgaatgtttttttgatgtattacagatttgttcatatcaacgcaacgaaagaaagcctaactcattgatggacacgactgcatttgatttgaagtcctcaacacttcatgaaaaaagtccataacgtcgaatgcagtccccgcacttggcctaattatattttcaacaacggtgaatgcagtcctgttttacctagagtttgtatgaagaccaccttgttgtgctttattgggccagatttcaacgttataattatgtgcacccagagtacctttttttcacacagcaataagttttcatacagcaaaaaatgtgaactcacacgcacacatcgGTCACTGACGTCGTGTTTTCTTTACTGAAAATCGTCACTCaatttccatacaatattttagtgcttttttatgagtttcaccattaatctagtgtccatcagtgtgccaaccgatatacaaattcttttatttttagagtttatgggttcaacttctaatgtatgtaaaaaagtatataaaaatacgatcaaaatcggtgaaaacccggttttcggtttccggttttgaactctcaaaaccggttatgaaaaaccgtgatatattgtccggttaaccggttttccggttaaccggttttgcacgccctatTCCGAAAACGTGTGATCATTATTTGAGAATTTTAAATGAGATTCAACGTTTTAATAGTGAGGAATGGTCGGAAATACGTTACTCTGACAcacaaaaacaatataatcaCACTCCTGGTTTTGTTGAGTTAGAGGCAAATGATGAAATAAAGGCCTACGATACTTTACGCCATTTAATATACGCGGACAAATCATATGCTGGTTTAACATATTGTGTTCTAAAACAGAGGGAAGTGTTACAAGAAAAATTACGCGATTTTCTTTCATGGGCTAAAACTAGTGAGGGTTCGCTAAATTTTGACAATATAAGTGACAAAATGACTGATATTTCCGTAAATGGCGAATATAGCAAGGTTTCTGCGGATTTGCTACAACTTGTGTGCGGCCATAGGGCGGAGACTGTTGAGATGCGCCGGGATGCCATCATAAATTCCGTTAAAGACCCCCTGGTAAAAACAGCAATCCGAAAAGTGCCTCCGTCAGTTAAACACTTATTTGAAGCTGATAAGTTGAGTGCTACCTTAGAAAAAGCCGGTGGTGTTAAAAAGGCTTTTTGGGCTGCTGGTAAAATAAATACGTCCGCTTCTCAAGCACGACGGCCAGCCCACCGCCCCCCGCAGGGGTCCCAAAAATATCCGTACCAGCCCTCGCAGGGTATCTCACCGTCACAATACGGGCCTTCGCAAGGTACCCTCAACGTGCAAAATCCTCCCTCGCAGGGAGGACATACCATAACAAACCGGCAATATCCTTCGCCTGCATATGACCGTAATTATCCCCAGCGGGGTTCATTTCGCTCTCGTGGGTCAAAACAGGGAAACCAAAGATCTCAACGAGGTGGTCGTAACCATAAACAAGCCAAATCCGGTTTCCAAGGAACAAACCATCGTAAGTATTGACTCGCTGAACTTCAAAGCAGGACAGTTAGTAAGGTTTTATCGAAATTGGGTGACAATGAATGCACCACCACACATCCTCAAGATCATAAAAGGGTATCGCATACCGTTCAAACAAAAGCCACCATTGATAATGCCTCATCTATGCAACGTAAAAGCGCTTCACACTCAACCTTCAGAAGATATGACCTTGGTCGTCAAACAAATGTTAAGCACGGGAGTTCTCCAGCCTGTTGCACCTTCTCCGAGTTTTATATCAACTCTCTTTCTCGTCCCAAAGAGCGACGGATCGCCTCGTCCGATTTTCAATCTAAAAGCATTGAACAAATTCGTGCTAGTCAAGCCGTTCAAACTAATAAATGTGTATCGCATACCAGATTTCATTCAACCCCGAGACTGGATGTGCAAGTGCGACCTTTCACAGGCGTATTTTCATCTGAGCATATCCGACTCCCACAGACGGTTTCTCAGGTTAATTTATCAAGGTCAGTTGTACGAAATGACTTGTCTACCTTTTGGGCTAAGTACCGCACCCAAAACTTTCGCAGGATTAACAAACTGGATCGCACAGATAATGAGAAATCAGGGTGTGAGGATAATTGTGTTCCTGGACGATTATCTCCTGGTTCACCAGGATCCAGCTGTTCTCAAGGATCACGTAAGGCTTCTAATAGGAACCTTAGAGTTCTTGGGTTGGCAGATAAATCACGAGAAGTCTGTTTTCACTCCCCAAAAATCGATAACTTACCTAGGCGTCCTATGGAACCCTTGGCTCAACCAGAAAACCCTGCCCGAGGCAAAGCTGCAATCCATAAGAATGAAGATAGATTGTGTCTTGAAAtctcaaaaagtaaacttatGGACTCTACAAAGCCTGGTCGGAGCTCTGAACTTCGCGAGATTTGTTGTACCCAGAGGCAGGCTCCACTATCGAGGGTTGCTAGCGTTTCTGAATGCATTGCCCATGAGAACAACACGGACGTATGTTATACCGAAAAAAGCTTTGGCCGACCTGACCTGGTGGTTTCAGAACATACATCGCCCGTCAGTGCTTCATGTTCAACCACCATCTCATTTCCTGACGACGGATGCCTCCGATATAGCATGGGGGGCACAATTGGACAATGTGTCCCTGTCAGGAACGTGGACCATACCAGAACAAAGTTATCATTGCAACGTGAAAGAAATGCTGGCCATTCTGAGGGCACTTCAACAATATCGTCACAAGTTGAGCAAGACTTCTGTCACGGTCCAATGCGACAACAAAACGGTCGTGGCATATCTCCGCAACGAAGGCGGCACGAGATCATCTCGACTGATGGACTTAACTTACCAAGTGTTTCGACTGCTAGAGCATCATCAGAtacatataaacatatttcatATCCCAGGGAGATACAACAATCATGCAGACCATCTGTCCCGTCACAGATTACCACCAGAATGGCATCTTCTTCCCCAGAGCACAGAGATAATATTTGCAAAATACGGACAGCCAGAGATAGACCTGTTCGCTTCCAGCAGAGCGCACGTAGTCCCAGTATACGGAACGATGGATGCGACCGACAGTCAAGCACTAGTTCACGATGCATTCTCGATGACTTGGAATTTCAACCGTGCTTGGATATTCCCACCGCCATTCCTGATACCCAAGGTCCTGGCTCACCTCAACAGGGCGTCCGGAATGTACCTTCTCGTTGTTCCTCGCTGGAAGAAGGTGTTTTGGCGCTCAGACCTCAAGAGTCGAGCTCTAGCAGCTCCATTTACAGTACTCAACCTGGACCGAGTACTGATAGACGCGTCGACAGGACTGCCACCACCTCGAGTACAGGACCTCACACTCGAAGTCTGGATATGTGGGGGTGGACCCCGAGCCTAGATGAATGGGATTGTGACCAAATTAGTCTTCTAAAATCCTCATGGAGACCGTCAACGACAAAGACATACAAAGTGGCGTGGAATCGTTGGGTAAACTGGTGTAAGGCTAATAATGTGACGTCAACAGCTCCAACTGGTTCCGAATTAGCACGTTTTCTCGCAGATTTGTATTTAAAGGAGAAGTTGTCGtataatacaattttactgCATAAATCGGTCGTATCAACATTGTCAAATATTGATGACTCTGGTAAATTAAGTAACAATGTTTTGGTTAAGCATGTACTCAAGTCAATTTCTTTGAAGAAACCTCCTAAAGGTAAACCACCTATTTGGAATATTGACCAATTAGCTTCATATTTAGAAAATAGagtaataaatcataataatatgttcgaCGTTTCTAGACAAACAGCTGCCATTCTAATGTTATGTTCAGGTAGACGCATTCACGACTTGTCACTGTTAAGAGTTGATAAAGATCATTGTAAGATATCCTCTAATAGCCTGATATTATGGCCTGACTTTGGATCCAAGACCGATTCCTCAGATCATAGGCAATCAGGATGGAAATTGTTATCAAACGAGAGTAACAAAAACTTGGATCCCGTATATTGGGTCCAGCAAACTATTAAGTTACTGTCAAAAAGCCGCAGTGAGTGCAATAGCTCTAGACTATTTATCACAACTAGAGGTGAAACTCGCCCTGCATCACGCGCAATCATAGCTGGGTGGATAAAGACACTCTTACAAGAAGCTGGCATCCAGGCTACTCCTGGTAGTATCCGGTCCGCAGTTGCCTCGAAAAACTGGCTGGATAACTATCCAATCGAAGATATACTAGCTAGGGGCAATTGGAGGTCTGCAAATACGTTCGCAAAATTCTATAAAAGACAAGTTATGTCTACAACTGTATCAAGTAATAGCATCACTAGATTATTTAATCCAGTCACATAGTatgatttgtaaataaaataacattattgtgTATTAGTGTgtgtttaatacatacaataatcATTCATACAATGTATACATTCATCAAGCCTAAattatagttaattaataaattgttaCCTACTTGACACATAATATGTGCCTAAGAAAATGTAATGTTAagtcttaaataattatatgtgaTTATTGTTCACCTAATTATTGATTTCCATGTAATAATTAGCCAGATCATTAGAGAATATCCTTAATTTCTTATATAAGTATTGCATTCCTCTGAAGAGAAGATACAGAATATTTCTTACACATTACCACATATACCTAATGGGGTTCTGTAAATTGATcacttacttatgtatttatgtttaagtTCATTTTTGTGTtgaattatgtttaaaatatatactggTCATACCAATAccatttttcatttcatatactgcttaaatattaattattcacATTGGCGTTCTCGTCCGTAATCCATCACCAGGCGATAACAGACACGTCTCAATGGTTTAAGCTTCGAATAACGGTCAAGTAATTAATAGCAGCGTtttacctgaaaataaaacgcttattaaatacttaccttattCGAAGCTTAACTATAATTCCTGCCTGGTGTACCATTGATACGCAATTGATCTAGGAATAGGCACTCGCTTGACTCGTCGCGAGCGCCCTGCCGGTGATGTCAAATATGGCTACCAAACGACGGAAATGACGTAGAGCTCAAGGGAAAATGCAAGGTAAACTGAAGGGCCTATCTCAATGGTTTAAG
Proteins encoded in this window:
- the LOC125491129 gene encoding uncharacterized protein LOC125491129, coding for MEPAVPGPSGANKRSRNKERSSSSSSSCNSSCSEASSSDSNKKQRRSRRKKQRRGKRHSSSTQMIKDLAKELSDLRKQLLPNNQSAQPDLDEISLSSEVSGELYDQNNDTIADCTSNNTGDFNLNIETKLKESAVPKTCDHYLRILNEIQRFNSEEWSEIRYSDTQKQYNHTPGFVELEANDEIKAYDTLRHLIYADKSYAGLTYCVLKQREVLQEKLRDFLSWAKTSEGSLNFDNISDKMTDISVNGEYSKVSADLLQLVCGHRAETVEMRRDAIINSVKDPLVKTAIRKVPPSVKHLFEADKLSATLEKAGGVKKAFWAAGKINTSASQARRPAHRPPQGSQKYPYQPSQGISPSQYGPSQGTLNVQNPPSQGGHTITNRQYPSPAYDRNYPQRGSFRSRGSKQGNQRSQRGGRNHKQAKSGFQGTNHRKY